From a region of the Nonlabens dokdonensis DSW-6 genome:
- a CDS encoding HNH endonuclease signature motif containing protein, with protein MNKRKNPNYKLKIKLLQEVKLKCPFCNYADASKLEHHHIDGNPANTVFKNLISVCPNCHTSIESGEISESLVIKTKNNLSINADYLYKGIYTFDNFRIHKNRVGILKKGMTIKDLYTILPSNQIRKTVAYGEHPGEDMYDSYEIYNSNGEILLAVETSENGNINDLIRLISIKSTKFHTLSDVRLGVSISEIMHNEHLENFQPDLEHIHFKIEWINASCSIDKKQLNDDWWNNEKKRIELRGENLESKIDSITIRW; from the coding sequence TTGAACAAAAGAAAAAATCCAAATTATAAATTAAAAATAAAGCTACTTCAAGAAGTTAAATTGAAATGTCCGTTTTGTAATTATGCAGATGCTTCAAAGCTAGAACACCATCATATAGATGGTAACCCTGCAAATACTGTTTTTAAAAATCTAATTTCTGTTTGCCCTAATTGTCATACATCTATAGAATCTGGCGAAATTTCAGAAAGTTTAGTAATTAAAACTAAAAATAACTTGTCTATTAATGCTGATTATTTGTATAAAGGCATTTACACTTTTGATAATTTTAGAATTCATAAGAATAGAGTTGGAATATTAAAAAAAGGAATGACTATTAAAGATTTGTACACAATACTTCCAAGTAACCAAATTAGGAAGACTGTAGCATATGGTGAACATCCAGGAGAAGATATGTATGACTCTTATGAAATTTATAATTCAAACGGAGAAATCCTTCTAGCTGTAGAGACTTCAGAAAACGGTAATATTAATGATCTTATCCGTTTAATAAGTATTAAAAGTACTAAATTTCATACTTTATCTGACGTTAGATTAGGAGTTTCAATTTCGGAAATTATGCATAATGAACATTTGGAAAATTTCCAGCCAGATTTGGAACATATTCATTTTAAGATCGAATGGATTAATGCAAGTTGTTCAATAGATAAAAAACAACTAAATGACGATTGGTGGAATAATGAGAAAAAAAGAATTGAACTTAGAGGTGAAAATTTAGAGTCAAAAATAGATTCAATTACTATACGCTGGTAA
- a CDS encoding VPA1262 family N-terminal domain-containing protein: protein MIEKLGQKYTKAIRTSLLAQDKLTKNWYHLFSVIELQTDDEYSYYIPNDKWENGSVRTDQSKLDEYSFYLSIDEIASVDIALKAFDKPFENFVIDGQEISFINTTFVKEPSGNYPLVFASNFYIDKGVASILPKRKSGLLVWSQIDNDRKTDNKFISASITKEMLAMQELTMEWLGFDILQKREHIGNIYLSAPNPYFREVEISLSTNPTGVFYKILTRKKNFESLKFRIIDKHGDAIALDKTFEITKQAGLIELPHEPHLFELRIYNQDNDLIAIHEPATFLRRIQIGLSMKQADFHVKVETEKEKKEFVVEKFSKVEPSVVGKTKDFNPEYYFKNADKERHHIELAERKEFIFYSGAKDEAEKSKLKENAKSIIREIINNANDTCYLCDPYFSSMDIVEFAFQIKNSGVKIKILNSKEAVSKEEAKKIATVVKEYNSKPFGKIEVRILRGNSILHDRFIVTDKNVWFIGSSFNEFGNRATCIAKVPDSSGKLIIKEIEKWYGSDEFSQNIMDFAKETENG from the coding sequence ATGATAGAAAAACTAGGGCAAAAATACACCAAAGCCATTCGGACATCTCTTTTAGCTCAAGACAAGCTGACGAAAAATTGGTATCATTTATTCTCTGTAATTGAATTGCAAACTGACGATGAATATTCTTACTATATTCCAAACGACAAATGGGAAAATGGTTCTGTTAGAACCGATCAATCGAAATTAGACGAATATTCATTTTATCTTTCCATTGACGAAATAGCTTCTGTTGATATTGCTTTAAAGGCGTTTGACAAACCATTTGAAAATTTTGTTATTGACGGACAAGAAATATCTTTCATCAATACAACTTTTGTAAAAGAACCTTCAGGAAATTATCCTTTAGTTTTCGCTTCTAACTTCTACATAGACAAAGGTGTTGCTTCAATCCTTCCAAAAAGAAAATCAGGTTTATTGGTTTGGAGTCAAATTGACAATGATCGAAAAACCGACAATAAATTTATTTCTGCAAGTATAACAAAGGAAATGTTAGCAATGCAAGAATTAACTATGGAGTGGTTAGGTTTTGACATTTTACAAAAAAGAGAGCACATTGGGAACATTTATCTGTCTGCACCAAATCCATATTTTAGAGAAGTGGAAATCTCCCTTTCTACTAACCCAACAGGTGTCTTTTACAAAATACTAACACGCAAAAAGAATTTTGAGTCATTGAAGTTTAGAATTATAGACAAACACGGAGATGCAATAGCTCTAGATAAAACATTTGAAATAACAAAGCAAGCAGGCCTTATAGAACTACCTCACGAACCACATCTATTTGAACTTAGAATCTACAACCAAGATAATGATTTGATTGCCATTCACGAACCTGCGACATTTCTAAGGAGAATTCAAATAGGATTGTCTATGAAACAAGCAGACTTTCACGTCAAAGTTGAAACGGAAAAAGAAAAGAAAGAATTTGTAGTAGAAAAATTTTCTAAAGTAGAACCTTCTGTTGTTGGAAAAACCAAGGATTTCAATCCTGAATATTATTTCAAAAACGCAGACAAAGAAAGACATCACATAGAACTTGCCGAACGCAAAGAATTTATTTTTTATTCTGGAGCAAAAGATGAAGCTGAAAAAAGCAAACTGAAAGAAAACGCAAAATCTATCATCAGAGAAATCATAAACAACGCTAATGATACTTGCTATTTATGTGACCCATATTTCAGTAGTATGGACATTGTTGAGTTTGCATTTCAAATTAAAAATTCAGGGGTTAAAATAAAGATACTTAACAGTAAAGAAGCTGTTTCAAAAGAAGAAGCTAAAAAAATAGCAACTGTAGTTAAAGAATACAATAGCAAACCATTCGGAAAAATTGAAGTCCGCATTCTTAGAGGCAACAGCATTCTTCACGACAGATTTATTGTTACAGATAAAAATGTTTGGTTCATAGGAAGTTCATTCAATGAATTTGGAAACAGAGCAACATGCATTGCTAAAGTTCCTGATTCTTCAGGAAAACTCATAATCAAAGAGATTGAGAAATGGTATGGCTCAGATGAGTTTTCTCAAAATATCATGGACTTTGCTAAAGAAACAGAAAATGGCTAA
- the murA gene encoding UDP-N-acetylglucosamine 1-carboxyvinyltransferase, with amino-acid sequence MGTFIIEGGHQLKGEIQPQGAKNEALQILCAVLLTDQPVEINNVPDIIDVNKLIALLNNLGVKVTKNGKESYTFQADNINLDWLQSEEYKIQGRGLRGSIMLVGPLLARFGKGYIPRPGGDKIGRRRLDTHFEGFIKLGAKFRYNKEEYFYGVEADELHGAYMLLDEASVTGTANIVMAAVLAKGKTTIYNAACEPYLQQLCNMLVRMGANISGIGSNMLIIEGVEKLGGTTHRILPDMIEIGSWIGLAAMTKSEVTIKNVSYDELGIIPATFRKLGITIERQGDDIHIPAHTDGYEIQNYIDGSILTISDAPWPGFTPDLLSIVLVVATQARGSVLIHQKMFESRLFFVDKLIDMGAKIILCDPHRASVIGYDFQSQLKATTMTSPDIRAGISLLIAALSAKGTSTIHNIEQIDRGYQNIDTRLRAIGAKITRLE; translated from the coding sequence ATGGGAACATTTATTATCGAAGGTGGACATCAATTAAAAGGAGAAATTCAACCTCAAGGTGCTAAAAATGAAGCGCTTCAAATACTTTGTGCGGTCTTATTAACCGACCAGCCAGTAGAAATCAATAACGTTCCTGACATTATAGATGTCAATAAATTGATCGCTTTACTCAACAATCTAGGCGTTAAAGTGACTAAAAACGGTAAAGAATCCTACACTTTTCAAGCCGATAATATCAACCTGGACTGGTTACAGTCTGAAGAATATAAAATCCAAGGTCGTGGCTTGCGTGGTTCCATCATGTTAGTAGGTCCATTACTGGCTCGTTTTGGTAAAGGATACATTCCGCGTCCTGGTGGAGATAAAATCGGTCGTCGTCGTCTGGACACGCACTTTGAAGGTTTTATCAAACTAGGCGCAAAATTCAGGTACAATAAAGAAGAATATTTCTACGGTGTAGAAGCAGACGAGCTTCACGGTGCTTACATGTTGCTCGATGAGGCATCGGTAACAGGTACCGCAAACATCGTGATGGCAGCCGTTCTTGCCAAAGGTAAAACTACCATCTACAACGCTGCTTGTGAGCCATATTTACAGCAATTGTGCAACATGCTCGTGCGCATGGGTGCTAACATTTCTGGAATAGGTTCTAATATGTTGATCATAGAAGGAGTGGAAAAATTAGGTGGTACGACGCACCGCATTCTGCCAGATATGATTGAGATAGGTAGCTGGATAGGTCTTGCTGCGATGACTAAGTCTGAGGTGACGATCAAAAACGTTTCTTATGACGAGTTGGGAATCATTCCAGCCACATTTAGAAAGCTAGGAATCACTATCGAGCGTCAGGGCGATGACATTCACATTCCTGCACATACCGATGGTTATGAGATCCAGAATTATATAGATGGTTCGATTCTAACCATTTCTGACGCGCCATGGCCAGGTTTCACACCAGATTTATTGAGTATTGTTCTAGTGGTGGCAACGCAGGCTAGAGGTAGTGTGTTGATTCACCAAAAGATGTTTGAAAGCCGCTTGTTTTTCGTTGATAAATTGATCGACATGGGTGCTAAAATCATTCTTTGTGATCCGCATAGAGCGAGTGTGATTGGGTATGATTTTCAGTCGCAGTTAAAAGCAACAACCATGACCAGTCCAGACATCCGCGCCGGAATCTCTTTATTGATCGCTGCTTTGAGTGCCAAAGGTACTAGCACCATTCACAACATTGAGCAAATAGACCGTGGTTATCAAAACATCGACACGCGTTTGCGTGCTATAGGAGCAAAGATCACTCGTTTAGAATAA
- a CDS encoding TPM domain-containing protein gives MTFDLRKGCFYKAVVIIASLLCVAYNSYAQQKLPVKEQNEAFVDSVENIFPKPLGLVNDYSNVLTDDQVSFLSDLLENYKKDSSRHVVLVTIDSMEPYQDIVNYGTDLGNFWGVGTKEKNNGILIVFCKPCSQVGIATGKGTELVLTNQICQEVVNKDMLPKFKNNLYYDGLLSGVESLLKQWK, from the coding sequence ATGACTTTTGACTTAAGAAAAGGTTGTTTCTATAAAGCTGTTGTGATAATAGCCAGCTTGTTATGTGTCGCTTATAATAGTTATGCTCAGCAAAAATTACCAGTAAAAGAGCAAAATGAAGCTTTTGTAGACAGTGTCGAGAATATATTCCCAAAGCCATTAGGATTAGTAAATGATTACAGCAATGTCTTGACTGATGATCAAGTGTCTTTTCTATCTGATTTATTAGAGAATTATAAGAAAGATTCTTCGAGGCATGTTGTCCTTGTTACGATTGATAGTATGGAGCCTTACCAAGATATCGTGAATTATGGTACTGATTTAGGTAACTTTTGGGGAGTTGGAACTAAGGAGAAGAATAATGGAATACTTATCGTATTCTGTAAACCTTGCAGTCAAGTAGGAATAGCCACTGGAAAAGGAACAGAGCTGGTTTTAACTAATCAAATTTGTCAAGAAGTGGTAAATAAGGATATGCTTCCAAAATTTAAAAACAATCTGTATTACGATGGTTTATTAAGCGGCGTAGAATCACTTTTAAAGCAATGGAAATAA
- a CDS encoding pseudouridine synthase, with product MSHRHFLIYKPYKMLSQFMTNDRHQKNKKFLGDLHDFPDGCMAVGRLDETSEGLLLITTDGQLSSHINKKGKVEKEYYAQVDGIISDEAVQKMTSGIEISINGSLYQTKECKARIIEDIPDLPETLQRIRDERHGPTSWVSVTLKEGKFRQVRKMCAAVGFPVLRLARVRIGDFTVKSLNYKTVKEVTNQLD from the coding sequence ATGAGTCACCGACACTTTTTAATCTACAAACCTTATAAAATGCTCAGTCAGTTCATGACTAACGATAGGCATCAAAAAAATAAAAAGTTCTTAGGTGATTTACACGACTTTCCTGATGGCTGCATGGCAGTAGGAAGATTAGATGAAACCAGCGAAGGATTACTCCTCATCACTACCGATGGCCAACTGAGCAGTCATATCAATAAAAAAGGGAAAGTAGAAAAAGAGTATTACGCTCAAGTAGATGGTATCATTTCCGATGAAGCCGTTCAAAAAATGACTTCTGGAATCGAGATCAGCATTAATGGTAGTTTATATCAAACTAAAGAGTGTAAAGCAAGAATCATTGAAGATATACCTGATCTTCCAGAAACTTTGCAGCGTATTAGAGATGAGCGCCATGGTCCTACTTCTTGGGTTTCTGTAACTTTAAAGGAAGGCAAGTTTAGACAAGTACGTAAAATGTGTGCAGCAGTTGGTTTTCCTGTATTGCGACTGGCTCGTGTGCGAATAGGTGATTTTACTGTAAAAAGTTTGAATTATAAAACCGTAAAAGAGGTTACTAATCAACTAGATTGA
- a CDS encoding CDP-alcohol phosphatidyltransferase family protein, with the protein MNIPKALILFRLLLAPIILSLAYFIGDSAKIGIVILMYLGLISDILDGIIARKQGISSAQLRRMDSQTDMVFWLSIGFATWILYPELIANHAIVIYAILAMEIACYIISIVRFKKETCTHAFLSKLWGITLLIAFTSLIGFNHAGIPFIMAIIMGLISHIDRILITLILPEWTHDIPSAYHAYLIRKGIAFKKNDLLNS; encoded by the coding sequence ATGAATATTCCAAAAGCATTGATACTTTTTCGTTTACTTCTTGCACCAATAATTTTGAGCCTTGCTTATTTTATAGGAGATAGTGCAAAAATAGGAATTGTGATTTTGATGTACCTAGGTTTGATCTCAGACATACTAGACGGAATCATTGCAAGAAAACAAGGTATTTCTAGCGCTCAATTAAGAAGAATGGACAGCCAGACCGATATGGTGTTTTGGCTTTCCATAGGTTTTGCAACTTGGATCTTATATCCGGAGCTTATTGCAAATCACGCCATTGTTATTTATGCCATTCTCGCAATGGAAATCGCTTGTTACATCATCAGCATTGTCAGGTTTAAAAAAGAAACATGTACGCATGCCTTTTTATCAAAATTATGGGGAATTACACTATTGATAGCTTTTACCTCGTTAATAGGTTTTAATCATGCTGGAATTCCATTTATAATGGCTATTATCATGGGATTGATCTCTCATATCGATCGTATTTTGATCACTCTCATATTACCAGAATGGACGCATGATATTCCAAGTGCCTATCATGCATATTTGATTAGAAAAGGAATAGCTTTTAAAAAAAACGACTTACTAAACAGTTAA
- a CDS encoding alpha/beta fold hydrolase, translating into MPYLEKTTAQKDADVNIYYEDHGSGKPIILIHGWPLSGAMWEYQVQTLIKAGHRVITYDRRGFGKSSRPYNGYNYDNMAEDLHDLIKKLDLVDVILAGFSMGGGEVAQYVDTFGTSRISKLIFISSIAPFLLKTEDNPDGAPDDVFKGMEENVKNDRLGFLKGFGEGFVNYEDNKDRISQGQLDYNFQIAAAASPKGTLDCINAFGRTDLRDALKKIDVPTLFIHGDADNIVPIEPSSKQGHKLVKDSKLEIIKDAPHGLYVTHTDELNEILLDFLK; encoded by the coding sequence ATGCCATACTTGGAAAAAACAACAGCACAAAAAGACGCAGACGTAAATATATACTATGAAGATCACGGTAGTGGCAAACCTATCATCCTTATTCATGGATGGCCATTAAGTGGCGCCATGTGGGAATATCAAGTTCAAACCTTGATAAAAGCTGGACATCGCGTGATTACATACGACCGTAGAGGATTTGGTAAATCATCACGACCTTATAACGGCTATAATTATGATAACATGGCAGAGGACTTGCACGATCTGATCAAAAAACTAGATTTAGTTGATGTTATTCTCGCTGGGTTTTCTATGGGTGGCGGCGAGGTGGCACAGTACGTAGATACTTTTGGAACCAGCAGAATCAGCAAGTTAATTTTTATAAGTTCTATTGCTCCTTTCCTTTTAAAAACAGAGGACAATCCAGATGGTGCTCCTGACGATGTATTCAAGGGAATGGAAGAAAATGTGAAAAATGACCGATTAGGATTCTTAAAAGGTTTTGGAGAAGGTTTTGTAAATTATGAAGATAACAAAGACCGCATCTCCCAAGGACAGCTGGACTACAATTTCCAAATTGCTGCTGCAGCAAGTCCTAAAGGAACGCTGGATTGTATCAATGCTTTTGGTAGAACCGATTTGAGAGACGCGCTCAAGAAAATAGACGTTCCTACCTTATTTATTCATGGAGACGCTGATAATATCGTACCTATAGAACCTAGTTCAAAACAAGGTCACAAACTGGTAAAAGACTCCAAATTAGAAATTATTAAAGACGCTCCGCATGGTTTGTATGTTACTCATACCGATGAGCTGAACGAGATCTTGCTCGACTTTTTGAAATAG
- a CDS encoding L-threonylcarbamoyladenylate synthase: protein MAELVKIYEDNPNQKELARIAKAMKNGALVIYPTDTVYGLGCDITNKTALEKVARIKGVKLEKANFSFICEDLSNLSDYVSQIDSNTFKILKRNLPGPYTFILPGNNNLPTVFKKKKTVGIRVPDNKIATELVRLLGNPIISTSIKDEDEVIEYTTDPSLIVEKWEHLVDYVIDAGYGGNVGSTIIDLTGDEPVLIREGKGSTEL, encoded by the coding sequence ATGGCAGAGCTTGTTAAAATTTACGAAGATAACCCCAATCAAAAAGAGTTAGCACGCATCGCCAAAGCAATGAAAAATGGTGCTCTTGTCATCTATCCTACAGATACTGTTTATGGTTTAGGTTGCGATATTACTAACAAGACAGCACTTGAAAAAGTAGCTCGTATTAAAGGAGTGAAATTAGAAAAAGCTAATTTCTCTTTTATTTGCGAAGATTTAAGCAACCTAAGTGATTATGTAAGTCAGATAGATTCTAATACTTTTAAAATTCTCAAACGCAACTTGCCTGGACCTTATACTTTTATACTTCCAGGAAATAATAATTTACCTACGGTTTTTAAGAAAAAGAAAACGGTGGGAATACGTGTTCCCGATAATAAAATCGCCACCGAATTAGTAAGATTATTGGGGAATCCGATCATCTCTACTTCTATTAAAGATGAAGATGAAGTTATAGAATACACTACAGATCCAAGTCTTATCGTTGAAAAGTGGGAACACTTAGTAGATTATGTTATTGATGCCGGCTACGGTGGTAACGTAGGTTCTACGATCATAGACCTTACTGGCGACGAGCCTGTTCTTATAAGAGAAGGAAAAGGTTCTACCGAGTTATAA
- a CDS encoding hypervirulence associated TUDOR domain-containing protein: MIKEGTNVKWSWGNGTAQGKVQSTFTKSVTRTIDGNEVTRNGEEGNKALYIKQDDGASVLKLESEVERID, from the coding sequence ATGATTAAAGAAGGAACAAACGTAAAATGGAGCTGGGGAAACGGAACAGCACAAGGCAAAGTACAATCTACATTTACTAAGTCAGTGACCAGAACCATAGACGGAAATGAAGTCACTAGAAATGGCGAAGAAGGCAATAAAGCTTTGTATATCAAACAAGATGATGGCGCCAGCGTTTTAAAATTAGAAAGTGAAGTAGAACGTATAGATTAA
- a CDS encoding aldehyde dehydrogenase encodes MQIKELHQAQINFFKSRTTIGIKYRVESLQRLKKIIEKREQDVYAALENDLGKCEFEAFLTEYNVIIAELKKFIYRTKKWSQPTKVSSSILNFPSKARRYPEPYGNVLIISPWNYPFQLALAPLIGAVAAGNTVVLKPSEFSTATSSLLKEIIEEAFDQEHVSVQLGDAQVAQELTALSWDYIFFTGSPGVGKKIYQEAAKHLTPVTLELGGKNPCVVHESAAIKVTAKRIVWAKFLNAGQTCIAPDYLLVHHSIKEQLVTEIKNQLQEFFGEDIKKSPDYPRIIRDAHFDLLLEMIAGESILTGGNHDKASLYIAPTLINEPSRDSKVMENEIFGPILPVISYTTEQELESWIESYEKPLGAYCFTGDSKFEDWFVQRFSFGGGVINDSIVQFINDRLPFGGVGNSGIGSYHGKHSFETFSHYKSVVHRGTWIDLPVKYAPYSNKLKWVKKLMSKL; translated from the coding sequence ATGCAAATAAAAGAACTCCATCAAGCACAAATCAATTTCTTTAAAAGTCGCACAACGATTGGTATTAAATATCGCGTAGAAAGTTTGCAACGTCTTAAAAAGATCATTGAAAAAAGAGAACAAGACGTTTACGCAGCTCTTGAAAACGATCTTGGAAAATGTGAGTTCGAAGCCTTTTTGACCGAGTACAACGTTATCATAGCAGAGTTAAAGAAATTTATTTACCGTACAAAAAAGTGGTCGCAACCCACTAAAGTTTCCTCCTCTATTCTAAATTTCCCTAGTAAAGCGAGAAGATACCCAGAACCTTATGGAAATGTTTTAATTATATCACCTTGGAATTATCCATTCCAGTTAGCACTGGCTCCTTTAATAGGTGCTGTTGCAGCAGGCAATACGGTCGTATTAAAACCTAGTGAGTTCTCCACCGCAACGAGTTCCTTACTTAAAGAGATTATTGAAGAAGCTTTTGATCAAGAACATGTATCCGTTCAATTAGGTGATGCACAAGTGGCGCAAGAATTAACCGCGTTGTCATGGGATTATATTTTCTTTACTGGAAGTCCTGGTGTAGGTAAAAAAATCTATCAAGAGGCTGCAAAACATCTTACCCCAGTAACTTTAGAATTAGGCGGTAAAAATCCATGTGTGGTGCATGAATCTGCAGCGATTAAAGTCACAGCAAAACGAATTGTGTGGGCAAAATTTCTCAATGCCGGACAAACATGTATTGCTCCAGATTATTTGCTAGTGCATCATTCTATTAAAGAGCAATTAGTCACTGAGATTAAAAACCAACTTCAAGAATTCTTTGGAGAAGACATTAAAAAATCCCCTGATTATCCTAGAATCATTAGAGATGCACACTTTGACCTATTACTTGAAATGATAGCTGGAGAGTCCATTTTAACCGGTGGTAACCATGATAAGGCATCGCTTTACATCGCACCTACTTTGATCAATGAACCGTCGCGAGACTCAAAGGTGATGGAAAATGAAATCTTTGGTCCTATTTTGCCTGTAATAAGTTACACCACTGAGCAAGAGTTAGAAAGTTGGATCGAGAGCTATGAAAAACCATTAGGCGCATATTGTTTTACAGGTGATTCTAAATTTGAAGATTGGTTTGTGCAGCGATTCTCCTTCGGTGGTGGCGTGATTAACGACAGTATTGTGCAGTTTATCAACGACCGTTTACCGTTTGGAGGCGTTGGTAATAGTGGGATAGGTTCCTACCATGGTAAACATAGCTTTGAAACATTCTCCCATTATAAAAGCGTTGTTCATCGCGGCACGTGGATCGATTTGCCAGTGAAGTACGCGCCTTATTCTAATAAACTGAAATGGGTTAAAAAACTTATGAGCAAACTATAA
- a CDS encoding ABC transporter substrate-binding protein encodes MTSLKIALDWTPNANHIGFFIAQELGYYTDVNLNIEILDPNADNYKTTPAKKVELGRVDMALCPLESVMSYQTKHKPFNLIAIAALFQEDLSAIVCKKSKGISSPKELDHTTYASYDARYEDAIVRQMIKNDGGKGILECVYPDKLKIWEAMEKGIVESTWIFTNWEAVQAQQNNIELEYFKLKDYGIPYSYSPVIACSQTFVKSNSEALQSFLKATKEGFYYAQEHPERSADVLRKLVPEKDQNMDLKTAIELTCAVLGDKEQWGKMNPDGIKTFLQWLQDQKLEKHHLNSSTLFTNDLL; translated from the coding sequence ATGACTTCACTTAAAATTGCTCTAGACTGGACACCTAATGCAAATCATATCGGATTTTTTATCGCACAAGAATTAGGTTACTATACTGATGTTAACTTAAATATTGAAATTCTAGATCCTAATGCCGATAACTACAAAACGACACCAGCTAAGAAGGTAGAACTAGGTCGAGTGGATATGGCATTATGCCCTCTAGAAAGCGTAATGAGCTATCAGACTAAACACAAACCTTTTAATCTTATAGCTATTGCGGCATTATTTCAAGAAGACCTGAGTGCTATAGTATGTAAAAAAAGTAAAGGAATAAGCTCTCCTAAAGAATTAGATCATACCACTTATGCTTCTTATGATGCACGTTATGAAGATGCGATAGTAAGACAAATGATTAAAAACGATGGTGGTAAAGGAATCTTAGAATGTGTCTATCCAGATAAGTTGAAAATCTGGGAAGCGATGGAAAAAGGAATTGTAGAATCCACATGGATATTTACCAATTGGGAAGCAGTCCAAGCCCAACAAAATAATATCGAACTGGAATACTTTAAACTTAAAGACTACGGTATTCCCTATTCTTATTCTCCGGTAATTGCCTGTTCTCAAACATTTGTAAAATCTAATTCAGAAGCATTACAGTCTTTTCTTAAAGCGACTAAAGAAGGTTTTTATTATGCTCAAGAACATCCTGAGCGTTCTGCTGACGTACTGCGCAAGCTAGTTCCTGAAAAGGATCAAAATATGGATTTAAAAACAGCTATTGAATTAACTTGTGCTGTTCTAGGAGATAAAGAACAATGGGGTAAAATGAATCCTGACGGCATCAAGACTTTTCTACAATGGTTACAAGATCAAAAATTAGAAAAACACCATTTAAATTCATCAACGCTATTTACTAACGACCTGTTATAA
- a CDS encoding RluA family pseudouridine synthase yields the protein MNKHNITNRILFEDNHLIAINKESGDLVQGDKTGDEILPDLIKDYIAKKYDKPGAVFLGVVHRLDRPTSGVVIFARTSKALPRMNKLFADHETNKTYWAIVEGKVPEKKARLEHFLVRNPKQNKSYAHDHEVPNSKKAALSYSVLKELNRYTLLEIQLETGRHHQIRTQLAKIGCVIKGDLKYGAKRSNKDGSIHLHARYLAFVHPVRKEPVKIIAPVNKKDAIWKLVANL from the coding sequence TTGAATAAACATAACATTACCAATAGAATCCTCTTTGAAGACAATCACCTTATCGCCATCAATAAAGAGTCTGGTGACTTGGTGCAAGGTGATAAAACTGGTGATGAGATTCTTCCAGATTTGATCAAAGACTATATTGCCAAAAAATACGATAAGCCAGGCGCGGTATTCTTAGGCGTGGTGCACAGGCTAGACCGACCTACTAGCGGCGTCGTTATTTTTGCGCGTACTTCAAAAGCTTTACCTCGTATGAACAAGCTTTTTGCTGATCATGAAACTAACAAAACCTATTGGGCAATAGTGGAAGGAAAAGTACCTGAGAAAAAAGCACGATTAGAGCATTTTTTAGTCCGTAACCCAAAGCAAAACAAAAGCTATGCGCACGATCACGAAGTTCCTAATTCTAAAAAAGCAGCACTCTCCTACTCTGTTTTAAAAGAACTAAATCGTTATACCTTACTTGAAATACAACTGGAAACAGGACGTCATCATCAAATCAGAACGCAGCTAGCAAAAATAGGCTGTGTCATAAAAGGTGATTTAAAATATGGTGCAAAACGCAGTAATAAAGACGGTAGCATTCATTTACATGCAAGGTATTTAGCCTTTGTGCATCCGGTGAGAAAAGAGCCCGTTAAAATCATTGCTCCTGTGAATAAGAAAGATGCTATCTGGAAACTGGTTGCAAATTTATAA
- a CDS encoding type II toxin-antitoxin system RelE/ParE family toxin has protein sequence MLSYKLTTIAEDDIIRIYDYGVYRFGIPQAESYYDKLYEYFDSIARNPYSFQVAEDIKSGYRKCVCGSDVIYYRIMTDYVEISTIIGSQDFRNFE, from the coding sequence ATGTTAAGTTATAAGCTGACAACTATTGCGGAGGATGATATAATTAGAATATATGATTATGGTGTCTATCGATTTGGAATACCGCAAGCTGAAAGTTACTACGACAAACTATATGAATATTTTGATTCCATTGCTCGAAACCCCTATTCTTTTCAAGTAGCAGAAGATATTAAATCAGGTTATCGCAAATGCGTTTGCGGTTCTGATGTCATTTACTATAGAATTATGACCGATTATGTAGAAATAAGCACTATTATCGGTTCTCAAGACTTTCGAAACTTTGAATAA